The genomic stretch CGGAAGATCCGCTCAAGCCCCAACCACGCGACCCGACTGGTCAACGCCGTCCAGACCCTCATCCTCGCCGGCTGAACCCAACTGAAAAGGGCTCACTGCTATCTACTGTGATCTTCTGACCTGTAGAAACTCCCCATTTGGGGCATGGCTTGCCTCTGGTGCTGAAGTCCGCGGGGCTCAAAGGGGGCTTGCTGGGGGCTTGGCTCCGGCCGCGACGAGTGGGCGGTCGAGAGCAGGCCACCGGCATGCGTAGATCTGTCTCATGCGCGTCCTGCAGTTGGTGCTCTGCGCTGGTGGCCGCGTGTCTCCGGCGCCCGCGGAAACGGCCGGAAATGGATTGGGAGGGCGGCTCGGGTCGCTTTAGGGTGCCGCTCATGTCTTCTCCGTTGCCGACCGGCGACCGGATGGATCTAGACAACTTGCCGGACTACTGGCAGGTGCTGTCCGGGGAACTCCGGGATGTGGAACGCCTCCCACCGTTGAATACCCACCGGCTGCTCTCGGCCCGGGCGTTCGATGAGTCGCAGGTCGCAGGGCCACGCACCTACATGGCGGTGACGCGCTACCTGAACGTCGCCCGGGACAACCATGAAGCGCTGCTCGCGCTTCTGGAACATCGCGGCGCCACCCTGTGGGCGCCATGGAGCCTTCTCCGCCCGACCTTCGAGGCGGCTTTCTACGCGACGTGGATTCTCGACCCGGAACAGGGAAAGGAACGCCGCGTGCGAGGCCTGCGCTGCGAGGTGCGGGACTTTCGCGAACGTCGTAATCACCGGGCGGCGTTCAAGATCCTGCCGGAGCTCCGCGACGCGATCGACGAGGCGGAACGCCGCGAAGGCGCCACCTCGCTCAGGACGTATAAGGATGAAGCCGCGAAGCTTGGGGTGGACTTCGACGGCGTGCAGCAAGCTCGCAGCGCCGAGCCACCGGCGACCCCGCAGTCCGAAGCGCCCGTCGTTCGGCCGAGTGACGGCGAGGCTTCGGCGACCGGTTTCCCGGGCAGCGCGTGGCGTCCGCCTTGCCGAACCGCTTGGCGGCGCGGCCTGATGGGATAGCCCGGGGGACCGGCCGATCGAGGAGTTCTGGGGCCGGAGGCGGTGGGAACCCGGCTATCCGGGTCCGGGTCGCTCGGCGTGCCGCCACGCCGAGCGGGCTGCGGCGGCCCGGATCGTCGTCCGCTATTCGTCCGCAACTGGCGACGGGACCTGACGGTTATCGACGGACGGTGACGGCACCCGCGCCGGCAGCCACCGGCGAGCCGACCCAACGTAAACGGCCCCTTCCCAGCGTTTCCACTGTTCAGGGGCCATTTGTCCTGCGTGTGGCGGGTGAAGGATTCGAACCTTCGTAGGCTGAGCCGACGGATTTACAGGGCGTCTGCTGTTTGGCTTGCGGAAGGGCGTGAGCTGCGGAAACACTCGACTTGGCATCTCTCGTCGCGAACAGTGTCCGCCGCTCGTCCGTATCCGCGGAATTGCGTGTGGTGGCTGACAGTCGGCGACCTCCGTTGCTAGCATTGATAGCAGTCGAGGGAGGGGGTCGGTATGGCTGCTGTCAGCATTCGGGATCTGGACGACTCGGTACGCGACAAGTTGCGGATTCGTGCGGCCCGGCACGGTCGATCGATGGAAGCCGAGATCCGGTTGATCCTCACGGCCGCCGCGAACGAGGACGACGAGCCGGCGGACCTGTTCATGACGCTCGTCGACCGATTCGGCCGGTTGGGTGGCGCTGACCTCGAACTGCCTGCTCGGGCGACCCCACCGCGGGCGGCGGAGTTGCCTGAATGATCATTCTGGACACTAACGTCGTCTCCGAGCTTATGCGTGGCACGCCGGAGCCGAGCGTGATCGCCTGGCTAGGTCAGCAGCGCAGCGCGGAGCTGTTTACCACCGCGGTGACACTCGCCGAAGTCCGGTACGGGATCGCCCGGCTGCCCGACGGACGTCGGAAGGACGACCTCGCTCAGGCCGCTGACGAGGTATTCAGTGCGTTCCCGGAGCAGGTCTTGCCCTTCGACGCCGCCGCAGCGGCGACCTACGCCGACGTAGTCACTGATCGGGACAAGGCGGGGCAGCCAATCGACGGGTTCGACGCCCAGATCGCCGCCATCTGCCGTAGCCGGAACGCGACCCTGGCCACCCGCAACACCAAGGACTTCCACCAAACTGGGGTCGAGCTCGTCGACCCCTGGCTGACCACCTGAGTTTGCGCCCCATGTCCGACCGTGACCAGTTCCACCGCCTCGTGGACGACCTTGCGGGTGCCGAAAATTCCGTCCGTGCTGGTCAAGCGGCATGGTGGTATTCGTGGAGGAGTCCGTCGAGCCGGTCATGGTGTCGGATGCGCAGGCCCGCGAGTGTCGTCGGTTCGGTGATCGGTTCGGGCAGTGGCTGCAGGGGTCTGGCGTTGGCGATGCCCCGATGAGGGCGGTGCTGGTTGTGGTGCCGCTGGTACTCGCGTAGGGCATGGAGCAGGTGCGCCTGGTTCCAGATCAGCGTCCGGTCGAGCAGCTCGTGGCGGCAGGCTTGGATCCAGCGTTCGATGATCGAGTTCATCCGAGGTATCCGGACACCGCTGAGGACGACGGTGATCCCGGCATCGGTGAGGATCGCGTCGAACAGCGCGGGATACTTCCCGTCCCGGTCGCGGATCAGATACTTCACGCGGCATCCGGCGTCGTCGAGGTCTATGACGAGGTTGCGGGCCGCTTGGGTTACCCACGTCGCGGTCGGGTGGGCCGTAGCGCCGAGGACGCGGACCCGGCGGGTGGTGTATTCGATGAGGGCCAGGACGTAGAGGTGGGCGCCGGTCAGCGTCGTCGCCTCAAAGAAGTCCGCGGCGATGATCGCGTGGGCCTGGGAGCGCAGGAACGTCGCCCAAGTGGTGCTGGTGCGCTGAGGTGCCGGGTCGATCCCGGCTTCCCGCAGGATCTCCCACACCGTGGAGGCAGCGACCTTGATCCCCAGGACAAGCAGCTCGCCGTGGATTCGGCGATATCCCCAGGTGCTGTTCTCGTGGGCCAGGCGCAGCACCAGTCGGCGGATCGACTGGATGGTTCGTGGCCGCCCGACCCGTTTGGGTCGGGAGATCCTGGCGTGCCGGCCGGCGATCAGGTCTCGGTGCCACCGCAGCAGGGTGTCCGGTCGGACCAGTAGCCGGACGCCGCGCAGCACGTCGCGGGGTAGCCGGTTTAGCAGCGCGGCGAGCAACGCCCGATCAGCGCGCGTGAACCGGACTTTCTCGCCGTGCAACTGTCGTTGGAGGACCACGATCTGATGTCGCAGGGCGAGGATCTCGGCGTCCTTGTCCCGGTCGCTCATCGGCAGCAGCCGTAGCAGCCCCAGCGCGTTGGTGACACCGAGGTAGACCAGTCGAAACGGCACAGCGGGTCATCCTCGCGCGATGCTCAGCGAAGATCAGCCCCGCTCGGGGCCGGCGAACTCGGAACCGCACAGGCGCCCTTAACTCGGTGATCAAGAGTGCCTATGACTAGGCCGGACGAGGTTTTCGGCACCCGCAAGGTCAGAGCCGCTGAGGCCGAGGTCCCTGTCGTGACTGCCGTACAGGAACTACCCCCGAGCACCAGCGGACCAGACATCGACGATCAGCCGATCGCACAGGAGCAACCGTGGGAAAGAGGCTCCTTAGCGGCGTCCTCCTTGCGGGAGGACGAACGCGACTGTCTGTCGGGCGGGTGGGAAGGTGAGCCGATCCGTTACTGGGATCTTGACAGCCTGAACCGCTCGACAGGTGCTGAGGCGTGCTTCCAGGGGGTGCTTCCCGGCGGAGGAGAATCGTCGGACGGAAAGCTCCACATTGAGGGCATCAAGAAGGGATATGGGTTAGCGCGGCCATCTCATCGCTGCTATGCTCGGTGGAAAATTCAAACCTGAAAACCTCGCGCCCATTTATCACAAGAGTACTAACGTCGCGAAGATGCGAGACATCTATGAATGGGATGTCCGTAACAGGGTGGAACTCGGGAAGCAGACGGTCTTCTATCGAGTAGTCCCTATTTACCGGGATGACAAAACTATACCTTATGCCTTGGAAATTACGGTTTCGAGCAACAATGGCGATCGATACTCTGATACGATCATTAATCAAGACTATAATAAGCGGTTAGGAAGAGTCTTGCGCGATGAATGGTAGATTGAGGAACTTGTACTCTGGTCGGTCCAGCAACGGCATCGATTGGGCTCGATACGAGGAAACTCTTGGATCGTCCCTGCCGGCCGACTATAAAGAGTTCTGCTCAGTATTTCCGCCCGGCTCATTTCAAGAATGGCTTACGGTTGCTCATCCATCTGATGGCGACGGTTCGGCCGATCTCGACCACACGGCAATGCTCGTCGGTATGATTCGGCGCGCCGCCAGTCGTAATGACGTTCCGTCGATTCCGTTGATCGCCGGGCCCGGAGGGCTGATTATCTGGGGATACATCGAGGACAGTGTTTATCTGTGTTGGCTCGCGACCAGCGACGATCCACAGACTTGGCGAACGTTGATCACGGATAGACATGCCTCCAATTGGGTAATTGTGGAAAAGTCTATGACGGACGTTCTATATGACATCCTTTTCGGAACTGAGCCGCTCGGGCCGCTTGAGAGTCATTCTTATTTGAGAGAATCTCCAATCGAGTTCGAACCTTTCGACTACGCCGTCGCGCCGGTCTCAGCGGATGGCGAGGAGATGCCAGTTCGCTACGACGGTGGGCCACTCCGCGCGCCGATCGACCAAGCGCATGCCATCCTCGCAACAACCGGCTCAACAGTGGCGCCGGTGATAGACGATGCGTTGTGGGATCGTCTCGTAGGCACCTACGGTGTACGAATTCCGGCCGATTACCGTGATCTCGTAAGCAGGCTCTCGCCTTTGAGTATCCGGAATATCCAGTTGTTCGTGCCCAGCCACAGTGATCCGCGCCACGACTGGACTACCCAGTTGGAGAAGGCAGTCCGCGACGCGGCGGATCGGCGCCGCAGCGGACGGCACTCATGGGCGCTCTGGCCGGCGGCGGGCGGGCTGTTTCCGTGGGGGATTGCCACGACTGGTGAGCTGTTTTGCTGGCTACCCTACAATTCTGAACCTTCTGTGTGGCCGGTCGCAATGGTCGGCTATGACGGCGAAACCGTTAGGCTGCATAACCTATCGGCAACCGCCTTCCTGTTCGAAGTGCTGAACGGTGCCGATCCGTTCGAAGTGCTACGTGCCTGGAATTGAGTTCAATGCGTTCGGTTTCGGTAATCGGATAACGATCCGTTCGCGGGCGGACAGGTGAGCGCAGATTGCGGGCAGGTCCTCTAGTCGTGGAGAACGAGGACCTGGTCGACGCCGTGGAGGGCGGACCCCGGCAGTTGGTTGACGCGCGCCGCACTCGTTCCGCACCCGCAAGAACATTGACAGGACGAGGAAGTCACCACCGACCTGGCCTGCGAGACCGCGGGCGCCATTAGTCGCGGCGCGCACTGAACGCGGCGAGCCCTCTGACCGCAACCCTTGGATCGCTGCCTCGTGGGGCGACAGGCGGCTAGCCGTAGAACCGCGACGACGTCACCGAGTCGCCGGCACTGGCTCGCCAGTGGATGCGCCCGCAGGACCGACCGGTCGGTCCTGCTCCTCTTGCTGCCTTCCACGGCGGCGCTTCTGCTCCAAACCCACAAGACAGACCGCGATGGGAGTTGCCGCCGTGAACCTGCGCCCTTGGCCGATGACAGTCGCGTTTCTCCTGGTAATGGCCGCGTTCGTCCGCCTGCTCACAGTCACCGAGGGCCATCTGGACGGCTCCGGCGCTGCGCTTGGATTGCTGGTCGGGCTTCTGGCCCTCCCACCGCTCACCGGCGTCGTCTGGGCCGCGGCGGGCGGCTCGGTCTACGCGGCGGGGGTCGGGGTGGGCCCGCGGTTGTGGTACCACCAGTTCGCGAGCGGCCGGTTCGTCCAGGTGGGCGCGCTTCCGTTCGCGGTGTACGTGGGTGGTTTCGGAGCCGCCGCCGGTCGGCGTCCGCAGACGCCGTTCCGCGTCATGCTCGCGTTCGCTGCTGCCGTCGGTGTCGCCGGGCTCGCCACGGTCGCGGTCACGACCTCGGGTTTGCTGTTCGGCCTGGGCGCCGCCGCGTTGATCTGCGTCACGAGCTACTTCGCCGATCGCAGGCCGGTCGCACCTCTGCCCGCGGCTCTTTCCGAGTTCGAAGCCCGGTCTCGCGCTCGGCTGACGCCGGTCGTGCTCGCCGTGCAGCGTCGGGACGACGCGGAGGTGGTCCGGCTGACCGCGGACGTCCCGGCCGTGCCGGCGCACTGGACCGACAGCTTTCTCCTGGCCCTACGCGCCGGCGCGCTCGCAGAGACTGCCACTGCCACCGACGCCGTGCACACGCTCCGCACCGCGCTGACCGGACCGGAGGACGCGATGACGCCGATGGTGCGCACCTACCTGGCGATCGCACTGTTCCGGGCGGTGCTCCGCGACGAGGTCTCGCCCGAGCACCACGCCTCGGTCGTCGACGAGATCCGAGATCGCGCCACGAGGAACGCAGCATTCGCCCGGTCGATGGAGTTAGCCGACGTACTGGCCGCGCAGACCGCCTACCTCGACGGCGACTGGCCACGCGCGATCGCCCGCAGTCGTCGCGCCGCTCGCCGGCAGCCGCCCGGCCACCGCGCCGACCCTTACGCGATCGCCGCGCTGGCGGCCGTGGCCAACGGCGACCGGTCCCGCGCGGCGCGCTACCTCAAGACTGCCCGCCGCAACAACCCCGCCGCGCGGCTCGTCCAGGTCGCCGCCACCGTCCTTGAGACGCCCGATCGGTCGGATGGGGGCACCGCCCTCGAGACACCTACCTCGGTCTAACGGCGAAGGTAGGACCGGGATCGGGAAGGCTTCGTCACGCGAGCGGGCCGTCAGTGTGGCGCACACGGCACCTCATCGGTTGCGGTGATCAGCCACCCCGAGAAGAACTGGGTCTTCCTCCGACAGGGCCGCACTGCGCAGGTGTCGCGGCCGTTGGCAGCAGCGGTCGCGAGTAGACGCTGGCGGTCTCGGCCGCGCACACGTGGGCGCCGGGGGTCGAGCGTGGTTGCTCGGTGGTTGCTCGCCTGTCATGGAGCCCGATGTCACGACGTGGTTCGGGGCGGCACAAGCGTCGAGGCGAGGCCTGCATGAGGGCCTCGCCTCGACGGGTTCCGGATCTATCCAGCTGCTTCGTGGTGGTGCGAGCCGTTGCGTGGTGGTACAAAGAAGTTAGAAGAGTCGATAACCGTCCAGGTCGGACTTTTAATCCGCGGGTCTATTAATCAGTGCGAGGCGGTGCTAATCATTGCACAGCTCTGACCTGCGACAACGGCATTTCGGGCAGCTGTGGGCGGTCCGGCTTGGAATCCGAGGGCTTACTGGTGGCTCAGCAGTTCAGCTCCTCGGCCACGGTGCCGTGTATGGCCCCTCGTCTCTGCTGTCCGGGAGTATGACCTCGACGTCTTCGTCGTCGGGCTCGTCGAAGCGTGCGAGGAAGTCGTCGAGGGCTTCCGGTGTCACGCCGAGCGCGTTTGCGTGTCCCTCGTCGTTCCGCATGTTCAGCCGCCGCAGCAACTCGGCTTTGGGTACGGGAAAGTGCAGCAGCCGGACCTGACCACCCGCGGCCTCGGCGATGCGCCGCCAGTCTTGCCGCTCTTCGCGCCGCCACAGGCCCCAGTCGAGTACGACGTCGCGGCCCTGCCGCACCAGGTCCACGAGTTCGGCTCGGACCTCCTCGACCACCGGTGCCTGCTCGGCGAAGTAGGTGTCCTCCGGATAGTCGACGCCGTATCGGCCGTGGCGGGCGTAGATCCGTTCGTCCACGGACAGCCGTACCGCCCCGG from Cryptosporangium aurantiacum encodes the following:
- a CDS encoding integrase core domain-containing protein — protein: MPFRLVYLGVTNALGLLRLLPMSDRDKDAEILALRHQIVVLQRQLHGEKVRFTRADRALLAALLNRLPRDVLRGVRLLVRPDTLLRWHRDLIAGRHARISRPKRVGRPRTIQSIRRLVLRLAHENSTWGYRRIHGELLVLGIKVAASTVWEILREAGIDPAPQRTSTTWATFLRSQAHAIIAADFFEATTLTGAHLYVLALIEYTTRRVRVLGATAHPTATWVTQAARNLVIDLDDAGCRVKYLIRDRDGKYPALFDAILTDAGITVVLSGVRIPRMNSIIERWIQACRHELLDRTLIWNQAHLLHALREYQRHHNQHRPHRGIANARPLQPLPEPITEPTTLAGLRIRHHDRLDGLLHEYHHAA
- a CDS encoding type II toxin-antitoxin system VapC family toxin, whose amino-acid sequence is MIILDTNVVSELMRGTPEPSVIAWLGQQRSAELFTTAVTLAEVRYGIARLPDGRRKDDLAQAADEVFSAFPEQVLPFDAAAAATYADVVTDRDKAGQPIDGFDAQIAAICRSRNATLATRNTKDFHQTGVELVDPWLTT
- a CDS encoding AAA family ATPase, producing the protein MTPERDPFGRDTRHEPPAITPARGSGKYAGMAVVYLLAGPTGSGKTTYATRVLAPAGAVRLSVDERIYARHGRYGVDYPEDTYFAEQAPVVEEVRAELVDLVRQGRDVVLDWGLWRREERQDWRRIAEAAGGQVRLLHFPVPKAELLRRLNMRNDEGHANALGVTPEALDDFLARFDEPDDEDVEVILPDSRDEGPYTAPWPRS